The Chryseobacterium nakagawai genome has a segment encoding these proteins:
- a CDS encoding RNA 2'-phosphotransferase, whose translation MNEIETKRISKFLSLILRHQPETIGLKLDENGWADVEELRAKSAKKRVHFSFEELDEVVETNNKKRFAFNDDKTKIRASQGHSIDINLALEAIQPPEFLYHGTAEANISSILEKGIEKRTRQHVHLSADKETATKVGMRHGKPIILTIRTGKMHEDGLFFFQSANGVWLTEFIDPKYISK comes from the coding sequence ATGAACGAAATAGAAACAAAAAGAATAAGTAAATTTTTAAGCCTCATTTTGAGGCATCAACCCGAGACTATCGGATTAAAGCTGGATGAAAACGGCTGGGCAGATGTAGAAGAGCTGAGAGCAAAATCGGCAAAAAAAAGAGTGCATTTTTCTTTTGAAGAATTAGATGAGGTGGTAGAAACCAATAATAAAAAGAGATTTGCCTTTAATGATGATAAAACAAAGATCAGAGCCAGCCAAGGACATTCTATCGACATCAATTTAGCCCTGGAAGCTATACAGCCGCCTGAGTTTTTATATCACGGAACGGCTGAAGCCAATATTTCCTCCATTTTAGAAAAAGGAATTGAAAAAAGAACCCGCCAGCATGTACACTTAAGCGCTGATAAAGAGACCGCTACGAAAGTGGGAATGAGACACGGCAAACCTATAATCCTGACGATCAGAACCGGAAAAATGCATGAGGATGGATTATTCTTCTTCCAATCTGCTAACGGAGTGTGGCTCACAGAGTTTATAGATCCGAAATACATTTCAAAATAA
- a CDS encoding ADP-ribosylglycohydrolase family protein, producing the protein MKNKVKAGIMGVCIGDALGVPVEFKDRDYLKRFPVTKMQEFGSHNQPKGTWSDDSSLTLCLAEVLTKGYDLEKIGQSFVKWVKYGHWTAHGRLFDIGGTTREAIARLIKGESARFSGNVFEEDNGNGSLMRTLPLAFYFKDEENLEKIYKTVKEVSTITHGHFRSVFACFIYVIFAIQLIKGKNKTEAYTYTQNVVLEYAEKQWFSLSEIELFHRILKNDISGYSEEEIRGSGYVLHSLEASLWCFLNSESYSEAVLKAVNLGEDTDTTGAITGGLAGIYYGFENIPQEWVGELVRKDDIEKLCENLNHKYPVSE; encoded by the coding sequence ATGAAAAATAAAGTAAAAGCTGGAATTATGGGAGTATGCATCGGCGATGCACTTGGTGTTCCTGTAGAATTCAAAGATAGAGATTATTTAAAACGTTTTCCGGTAACTAAAATGCAGGAATTTGGATCACATAATCAACCCAAAGGTACCTGGAGTGATGATAGCTCTCTGACGCTCTGCCTCGCTGAGGTCCTTACAAAGGGCTATGATCTGGAAAAAATTGGACAAAGTTTTGTAAAATGGGTGAAATATGGCCACTGGACTGCCCACGGAAGACTTTTCGATATTGGAGGAACTACAAGGGAAGCCATTGCAAGACTAATTAAAGGAGAGAGTGCCAGATTTTCAGGAAATGTTTTTGAAGAAGATAATGGAAACGGATCCTTAATGAGAACTCTTCCTCTAGCTTTTTATTTCAAAGATGAAGAAAATCTTGAAAAGATTTACAAAACGGTAAAGGAAGTTTCCACCATTACTCATGGACATTTCCGATCTGTTTTTGCCTGTTTTATCTATGTTATTTTTGCAATTCAGTTAATAAAAGGAAAAAATAAAACGGAAGCATATACTTATACACAAAATGTGGTTCTGGAATATGCAGAAAAACAATGGTTTAGCTTAAGTGAGATTGAACTTTTTCATAGGATTTTAAAAAATGATATTTCAGGGTATTCTGAAGAAGAAATAAGAGGAAGTGGTTATGTGTTACACAGCCTGGAAGCTTCTTTATGGTGTTTTTTAAACTCAGAAAGCTACTCTGAAGCCGTATTGAAAGCCGTAAACCTGGGTGAAGATACAGACACAACCGGAGCTATTACCGGAGGGTTGGCAGGAATCTATTATGGATTTGAAAATATACCCCAGGAATGGGTTGGAGAGCTGGTAAGAAAAGATGATATTGAAAAACTGTGTGAAAATTTAAACCATAAATACCCTGTAAGCGAATGA
- a CDS encoding Sir2 family NAD-dependent protein deacetylase: protein MKKLTILSGAGISAESGIQTFRDGDGLWENHNVTDVASPEGWRKDRSLVLEFYNQRRRQLHEVHPNEAHKLVAELEKYFDVQIITQNIDDLHERAGSTKILHIHGELFKSCSCNNKRLIYEQKDDIKLGDKAEDGAQLRPFIVWFGEDVPLYQDAREIVKDSDILLVIGTSLQVYPAAGLIHDIKDDCLLMVINPNETGFGYGQRAVVMKETATQGMKLLFDKLINLA from the coding sequence ATGAAAAAACTAACCATATTAAGCGGTGCGGGAATCAGTGCTGAAAGCGGAATACAAACCTTCAGAGATGGAGACGGCCTTTGGGAAAATCATAATGTAACCGATGTAGCCAGTCCGGAAGGATGGAGAAAAGATAGGTCCCTGGTATTGGAATTTTACAATCAGAGAAGGCGTCAGCTTCATGAAGTACACCCTAATGAAGCCCACAAACTAGTAGCTGAGCTGGAAAAATACTTTGATGTTCAGATTATTACCCAAAATATTGATGACCTGCATGAAAGAGCCGGTTCAACCAAGATCCTTCACATCCATGGAGAATTGTTCAAATCATGCTCATGCAATAATAAAAGACTGATCTATGAGCAGAAAGACGATATTAAGTTAGGAGATAAAGCAGAAGATGGAGCTCAGTTGAGACCATTTATCGTTTGGTTCGGAGAAGATGTCCCTTTATATCAGGATGCCAGAGAAATAGTAAAAGATTCAGATATTTTGCTGGTCATCGGAACTTCTTTGCAGGTATATCCGGCTGCGGGTCTGATCCACGATATCAAAGATGATTGTCTTTTAATGGTTATCAATCCTAATGAAACAGGCTTTGGCTACGGGCAAAGAGCGGTAGTGATGAAAGAAACAGCCACACAGGGAATGAAACTGTTGTTTGATAAACTTATAAATCTCGCCTGA
- a CDS encoding O-acetyl-ADP-ribose deacetylase, with product MKIEVIKGDITKIHAEAVVNAANSSLLGGGGVDGAIHRVGGPKILEECRAIRNRQGKCNTGEAVVTTAGNLPAKYIIHTVGPVWNNDKEESSKLLSECYKNSLLLAESFGVKTIAFPNISTGIYKFPKDLAGEIAINEVRKFRSDSIEKVIFVCFDEENEEIYKKLLNSPL from the coding sequence ATGAAAATTGAAGTTATAAAAGGAGACATCACAAAGATTCATGCAGAGGCTGTTGTCAATGCAGCCAACTCTTCCTTATTGGGAGGAGGAGGTGTAGATGGAGCTATTCATCGAGTAGGTGGACCAAAAATATTGGAAGAATGCAGAGCGATTAGAAATAGACAAGGTAAATGCAATACAGGAGAAGCAGTAGTGACAACAGCTGGAAATCTTCCTGCAAAATATATCATTCATACTGTAGGACCAGTCTGGAATAATGATAAAGAAGAGAGTTCAAAGCTTTTATCAGAATGTTATAAGAACTCTTTACTGTTGGCGGAAAGTTTTGGAGTGAAAACCATAGCTTTTCCCAATATCAGCACAGGAATTTATAAATTTCCAAAAGATCTGGCAGGAGAAATAGCTATTAATGAAGTAAGAAAGTTTCGCTCAGATAGTATAGAGAAAGTTATTTTTGTATGTTTTGATGAAGAAAATGAAGAGATTTATAAAAAGCTTTTAAATTCTCCTCTTTAG
- a CDS encoding TIGR02452 family protein: MTNKGMAKDTLDILARKYYINTENERIDMGKELEISKKETVLFTPEQLSELTAAPMPETHFETQFETWRCSSLKAILDLTQKEDPEKVMCLNFASAKNPGGGFINGAEAQEESLARTSGLYETLLMAEDYYTLHRSMTSCFYTDTMIYSPKVPVFRKDKGELLSKPVLCNFITSPAVNAGVVKRQEPQRENEILGAMDIRTDKMLALALHQGNETLILGAWGCGVFKNDPKEIAGLFKRYLHGKYKNKFKRVVFAVLTKKEEMLKPFEEIQ, from the coding sequence ATGACAAATAAAGGAATGGCAAAAGATACATTGGATATCCTGGCCAGGAAATATTATATAAATACAGAAAACGAAAGAATAGATATGGGAAAAGAGCTGGAAATCAGTAAAAAGGAAACCGTTCTTTTCACCCCGGAACAACTTTCTGAGCTCACAGCTGCTCCAATGCCGGAAACTCATTTTGAAACTCAATTTGAAACCTGGCGTTGTAGTTCACTAAAGGCTATTTTAGACTTAACACAAAAAGAAGATCCGGAAAAAGTAATGTGCCTGAATTTTGCCTCAGCAAAAAATCCGGGTGGCGGATTTATCAATGGAGCCGAAGCGCAGGAAGAAAGCTTAGCAAGAACTTCGGGATTGTATGAAACCCTGTTAATGGCAGAAGATTATTATACATTACATCGCAGTATGACCTCTTGCTTTTACACGGATACGATGATTTACAGCCCTAAAGTTCCTGTTTTCAGAAAGGATAAGGGAGAATTGCTATCGAAACCGGTACTATGTAATTTCATTACTTCTCCAGCAGTGAATGCAGGGGTTGTAAAGCGACAGGAACCCCAAAGAGAAAATGAGATATTGGGAGCAATGGATATTAGGACAGATAAGATGCTTGCACTGGCCTTACACCAGGGAAATGAAACCCTTATTTTAGGGGCCTGGGGTTGTGGCGTATTCAAAAATGATCCGAAAGAAATCGCCGGGCTGTTCAAAAGATATCTTCACGGAAAATATAAGAACAAATTTAAAAGAGTGGTTTTTGCAGTGCTTACAAAAAAAGAGGAGATGCTGAAACCATTTGAAGAAATACAATGA
- a CDS encoding ADP-ribosylation/crystallin J1, whose protein sequence is MKTTRLYRPVGEKEMVLIIENGYKKFPPRLEWQPIFYPVLDEDYASEIAEKWNTRDEFGNYLGFVTRFEVLEDVANQYPAQNVGARNHNELWVPSEKLGTFNQAIVGNIEVIKVFVGKDFKGSANNEIEGLVKTLKTTTTNP, encoded by the coding sequence ATGAAAACAACAAGATTGTACAGACCGGTAGGAGAAAAGGAAATGGTTCTTATTATTGAGAACGGATATAAAAAATTTCCTCCAAGATTGGAATGGCAGCCCATTTTTTACCCGGTTCTGGATGAAGATTATGCTTCGGAAATTGCTGAGAAATGGAATACCAGAGATGAGTTTGGAAACTATCTTGGTTTTGTTACCCGTTTTGAAGTGTTGGAAGATGTTGCCAATCAGTATCCGGCACAGAATGTAGGAGCCAGAAATCATAATGAATTGTGGGTTCCGTCAGAAAAGCTGGGCACATTCAATCAGGCTATTGTTGGAAATATAGAAGTCATCAAAGTATTTGTAGGAAAGGATTTTAAAGGATCTGCAAATAACGAAATAGAAGGTCTGGTAAAGACTTTAAAAACAACCACCACGAATCCATAG
- a CDS encoding DUF4291 domain-containing protein: protein MKEFEIRADYTRDTIVVYQAYNKAIAKTAVENQKFSAPFSFSRMTWIKPSFLWMMERSNYGQKSNQECTLALHIKREAWEKALELAILTSPEKRVYPNPKTWEEAFENAKVYVQWDPERSIKGNKLEYRSIQVGISRHLIEEFNEDWIVKIEDYSPLVKKILNLTQQGEYNKAKKLLPTEKIYPLSNEIARRIGSEL, encoded by the coding sequence ATGAAAGAATTTGAAATAAGAGCAGATTATACCCGTGATACGATAGTGGTCTATCAGGCTTATAATAAAGCTATTGCAAAAACTGCCGTTGAAAATCAGAAGTTCAGTGCTCCTTTTTCATTCAGCAGAATGACATGGATTAAGCCTTCTTTTCTTTGGATGATGGAACGGAGCAATTACGGACAAAAATCCAACCAGGAATGTACTCTTGCCCTCCATATTAAAAGGGAAGCATGGGAAAAAGCACTGGAACTGGCCATCTTAACCTCTCCTGAAAAAAGAGTTTATCCCAATCCCAAAACCTGGGAAGAAGCATTTGAAAATGCCAAAGTGTATGTACAATGGGACCCGGAAAGAAGTATCAAAGGAAATAAACTTGAATACCGCTCCATTCAGGTGGGAATCAGCCGTCATCTGATAGAAGAATTTAATGAAGACTGGATCGTAAAAATAGAAGATTATTCACCTTTAGTAAAAAAGATCTTGAATCTTACCCAACAGGGAGAATATAATAAGGCAAAAAAACTATTACCAACAGAAAAAATATATCCTTTATCCAATGAAATTGCCCGGAGGATAGGATCAGAACTATAA
- a CDS encoding adenylosuccinate synthetase yields MKKAQIVIGLGFGDEGKGITTDFLAQQNPESVVIRFSGGQQAAHTVMMDDRKHVHSSFGSGALRGLPSYFTEHCTIHPLFLFNEKEELKIKNGNTEVHIHPLAKVTTPFDVWQNRTNSKNLEHGTCGKGVGATMKRNESPYKLFAIDLIAPKEMLIEKLKGIAYYYGFMEEEQINEQITPFLDAVEEIDWKIDDYSSLNMFKNLIFEGSQGILLDMDHGVFPNVTYAHTTSKNAYEICKKLDIEDVEMYYVTRSYTTRHGNGWMSNEKELALRNNEEETCTFNEYQKELRFGELDYSLLNYALKLDGAYVNATKKNFVVTCLDQIDEEFKFEKLEMKFDSIFGSYSPYSKDFKRLI; encoded by the coding sequence ATGAAAAAGGCGCAAATCGTTATAGGATTAGGTTTCGGAGATGAAGGAAAAGGAATTACTACAGATTTTCTTGCTCAGCAAAATCCTGAGTCTGTGGTTATCAGATTCTCAGGAGGACAGCAGGCTGCTCATACGGTAATGATGGATGACAGGAAACATGTTCATTCCAGTTTTGGAAGTGGAGCGCTTCGTGGATTGCCTTCTTATTTTACCGAACATTGTACAATTCATCCCTTATTTTTATTTAATGAAAAGGAGGAATTAAAAATAAAAAATGGAAATACAGAGGTTCACATTCATCCTTTGGCCAAGGTAACTACGCCTTTTGATGTCTGGCAAAACAGGACCAATTCAAAAAATCTGGAACATGGAACCTGTGGAAAAGGAGTAGGAGCTACCATGAAAAGAAATGAAAGTCCTTATAAACTATTTGCTATTGATCTTATTGCTCCAAAAGAAATGTTGATAGAAAAGCTGAAAGGAATTGCTTATTACTATGGTTTTATGGAAGAAGAGCAGATCAATGAACAGATCACTCCTTTTTTAGATGCAGTAGAGGAAATAGATTGGAAGATAGATGATTATAGCTCCCTGAACATGTTTAAAAATCTCATTTTTGAGGGAAGCCAGGGCATTTTATTAGATATGGATCATGGTGTTTTTCCGAATGTAACCTATGCTCATACGACCTCAAAGAATGCTTATGAGATCTGTAAGAAACTTGATATTGAGGATGTTGAAATGTATTATGTGACCAGAAGCTACACAACACGCCATGGAAATGGCTGGATGAGCAATGAAAAAGAGCTTGCTCTAAGAAACAATGAAGAGGAAACCTGTACCTTTAATGAATATCAGAAAGAGCTGAGGTTCGGTGAACTGGATTATAGCCTGTTGAATTATGCTTTAAAATTGGATGGAGCCTATGTTAATGCAACAAAAAAGAACTTTGTGGTTACTTGCCTGGATCAGATTGACGAGGAGTTTAAATTTGAGAAACTAGAAATGAAATTTGACAGCATTTTCGGATCTTATTCTCCTTATTCAAAAGATTTTAAAAGACTGATTTAA
- a CDS encoding NADAR family protein, which produces MKYTLQNSKEKFQKKQKIKFLFFWGHTAKDEITKSCFSQWFTGNFEEDGIGYKTAEHYMMAGKARLFNDAETLEKILKAASPNQVKSLGRKVKNFDSKLWDEHKYEIVKQGNLLKFSQNKKYKDFLLSTGDKILVEASPYDTIWGIGMLETDSRAENPLLWNGENLLGFALMEVRDELRG; this is translated from the coding sequence ATGAAATACACCCTACAAAATAGTAAAGAGAAATTTCAGAAGAAACAAAAGATAAAGTTTTTATTTTTCTGGGGACATACCGCTAAAGATGAGATCACCAAGTCATGTTTTAGCCAATGGTTTACAGGAAATTTTGAAGAAGACGGGATCGGTTATAAAACGGCAGAGCATTATATGATGGCTGGTAAAGCAAGATTATTTAATGATGCTGAAACCCTGGAAAAAATATTGAAAGCTGCAAGTCCGAACCAGGTTAAAAGTCTGGGAAGAAAGGTTAAAAACTTTGATTCGAAACTTTGGGATGAACACAAATATGAGATTGTAAAACAGGGAAATCTTTTAAAATTTTCTCAGAACAAAAAGTATAAAGACTTTCTTTTGTCAACAGGAGATAAAATCCTGGTAGAAGCCAGTCCTTACGATACTATTTGGGGAATCGGGATGCTGGAAACAGATTCAAGAGCAGAAAATCCTTTATTATGGAACGGAGAAAACCTTTTAGGATTTGCTTTGATGGAAGTAAGAGACGAATTAAGAGGGTAA
- a CDS encoding NUDIX hydrolase, translated as MESPKKLQDIKVAVDAVIFGYFDKKDLQILLIKRNIEPFKGGWALPGGLVLDDENLDDAVKRELHEEAGIKPDFLEQLYTFGNVGRDPRNRVVSVAYLGLVNPSYHELFADSDADDAQWFSVNQLPLVAFDHKSIIDIALKRLRIKIQYQPIGFNLLNEEFPFSDLENLYKTIVGQEIDRRNFRKKIMSYGLLNETNNVKKEGSGRPGKLFTFNQEKYKELEEQGFYFEIK; from the coding sequence ATGGAGTCTCCAAAAAAATTACAGGATATCAAAGTGGCTGTAGATGCAGTTATTTTCGGATATTTTGATAAGAAAGATCTTCAGATCCTTCTCATCAAAAGAAATATAGAACCTTTTAAAGGAGGATGGGCACTTCCGGGAGGGCTTGTTCTGGATGATGAAAACCTGGATGATGCTGTAAAAAGAGAATTGCATGAAGAAGCTGGCATAAAGCCTGATTTTTTAGAGCAGCTTTATACATTTGGCAACGTAGGCCGTGATCCTAGAAACAGAGTTGTTTCTGTGGCTTATCTTGGGCTTGTAAACCCATCTTACCATGAACTCTTTGCAGATTCTGATGCAGATGATGCACAGTGGTTCAGTGTCAATCAACTTCCTTTAGTTGCTTTTGATCACAAAAGTATCATTGACATTGCTCTAAAAAGGCTTCGTATCAAAATTCAATATCAACCGATCGGCTTTAATCTTCTCAATGAAGAATTCCCTTTTTCAGACCTTGAAAACCTTTATAAAACCATCGTAGGACAGGAAATAGACCGAAGAAATTTCCGCAAAAAAATCATGAGCTATGGATTGCTTAATGAAACCAACAACGTTAAAAAAGAAGGAAGTGGAAGGCCCGGAAAACTCTTTACTTTCAATCAAGAAAAATATAAAGAACTGGAAGAACAGGGATTCTACTTCGAGATCAAATAG
- a CDS encoding DUF1579 domain-containing protein, whose amino-acid sequence MKNLLAIISLAFLCAACEKGKTTTLDHSDKKDSVATTSEWKPVDSATATKAWMEFATPGDMHKMLAKFDGNWTGATSMWMDDSGKAATSTSECTNKMIFEGRYQVSNYKGNFMGMPFEGMSIMGYDNAKKKFVSTWIDNMGTGLMHAEGDWNPGKKSIDFKGKMTDPSRPGKECEVREVYTITDDNNHTLEMYGPNPKTGKEMKTMEIKFTRKK is encoded by the coding sequence ATGAAAAATCTACTAGCAATCATTTCTCTCGCTTTCTTATGTGCAGCCTGTGAAAAAGGGAAAACAACAACCTTAGACCATTCTGATAAAAAAGATTCTGTAGCCACCACATCTGAATGGAAACCTGTGGATTCAGCAACAGCTACTAAAGCATGGATGGAATTTGCCACCCCTGGTGATATGCATAAAATGTTAGCCAAATTTGATGGAAACTGGACAGGTGCTACAAGTATGTGGATGGATGACAGTGGAAAAGCAGCCACAAGTACTTCTGAATGCACTAATAAAATGATCTTTGAAGGCCGATATCAGGTAAGTAATTACAAAGGAAATTTCATGGGAATGCCATTTGAAGGTATGAGCATTATGGGATATGATAATGCCAAGAAAAAATTTGTAAGTACGTGGATTGACAATATGGGAACAGGCTTAATGCATGCAGAGGGAGACTGGAATCCTGGTAAAAAATCAATTGATTTTAAGGGCAAAATGACAGATCCAAGCCGACCTGGAAAAGAATGTGAAGTAAGAGAAGTTTATACCATTACTGACGATAATAATCATACTTTGGAAATGTATGGACCTAATCCGAAAACAGGAAAGGAAATGAAAACTATGGAGATAAAATTCACCCGTAAAAAATAA